From a single Photobacterium gaetbulicola Gung47 genomic region:
- a CDS encoding putative ABC-type cobalt transport system, ATPase component (COG1122), whose product MTQLSIEATNLSVRFKDRLLFHIPNLVLGPRDAVYLSGDNGVGKTTLLKVLSGLQRPTTGAININKPSLLRRLFYAHSNNGVVYMHQTPYMFDGTVLDNVCYGLKFTIRERQKRRNEAINALRMVGLETLADEHISVLSGGERQRVAMARAWVTKPAVLLMDESSASLDQESTDRLVVLCKDLLSRGTSLVITSHQKNALTELCRRQWTISDSQLIERAELQLVNEDNNKYAYAG is encoded by the coding sequence ATGACACAACTCTCAATCGAGGCCACAAACCTATCGGTTAGATTCAAAGACCGGCTGTTATTTCACATTCCTAACCTTGTCCTCGGGCCACGAGATGCCGTCTATCTCAGTGGTGACAACGGCGTTGGTAAAACAACGTTATTGAAGGTGCTTAGCGGGTTACAGCGTCCTACAACAGGCGCTATCAATATCAACAAACCCTCGCTATTACGCCGTTTGTTTTACGCCCACTCCAATAACGGTGTTGTATATATGCACCAAACGCCATACATGTTTGATGGAACCGTACTAGATAATGTCTGTTATGGTCTTAAATTCACCATTCGTGAGCGTCAAAAGCGCCGTAACGAGGCAATCAACGCCTTACGTATGGTAGGCTTGGAAACATTGGCCGATGAGCATATTTCTGTGCTTTCCGGTGGTGAAAGACAGCGCGTGGCTATGGCCCGGGCATGGGTTACTAAGCCGGCAGTTCTCTTAATGGACGAATCCAGTGCCAGCCTTGACCAGGAATCGACAGACCGCCTAGTTGTACTGTGCAAAGATTTGTTATCTCGAGGCACTAGCTTAGTGATTACCAGCCACCAAAAGAATGCGCTGACAGAGCTCTGTCGTCGCCAATGGACAATTTCAGACTCACAACTCATTGAACGAGCCGAGCTGCAACTCGTTAACGAGGACAATAACAAATATGCCTACGCCGGATAA
- a CDS encoding putative sigma-54 dependent response regulator (COG2204): MNENASVSWSAVSVLVVDDEPGMRAILKKALSKQFAQVDVAESIEEAEELRKRCHFDLLIVDINLPGRSGIEWHEAFDPQTRRSDVIFMTGYADLETAIKALRAGASDFILKPFNLDQMMQSVQRCIERRLVERQNFALQRDVERSYPVDIIGDAHSTLSMKKLIGQIAPSQAAVLVEGESGTGKELVARALHQLSKRSGPFVPLNCGAIAPDLLESELFGHVSGAFTGAKKGREGLFRVANNGTLFLDEIGEMPLSMQSSLLRALEQKSIRPVGAEREVQVDVRIVAATNRNLKEEVAEGRFRRDLYYRLNVLTIELPALRERLDDIPALAYHFTQQLAKDLGSKAVNWTHEDISAMQAYDWPGNIRELRNMMERCLLLGKPPADYWRELAGEAPARAELASDPVTQGPSQSVDAVLSADGNESHQPCRCQENDEKSFCYPSDWTLKDVEKAHIMQVVDSHAGNKSAAARQLGVARKTLERKFKEWADEALTTTEQ, encoded by the coding sequence ATGAATGAAAATGCATCAGTGTCTTGGTCTGCGGTCTCCGTTTTGGTTGTTGACGATGAGCCGGGAATGCGCGCCATCCTGAAAAAAGCACTGAGTAAGCAGTTTGCTCAGGTTGATGTTGCCGAAAGCATCGAGGAAGCGGAAGAGCTTCGCAAGCGGTGTCACTTTGATCTTTTGATTGTTGATATCAACTTGCCAGGTCGTTCCGGTATTGAATGGCATGAAGCTTTTGATCCGCAAACTCGCCGCAGTGATGTGATTTTCATGACAGGCTATGCTGATTTGGAAACGGCGATCAAAGCCCTGCGTGCTGGCGCGTCGGATTTTATTCTCAAGCCGTTCAACCTTGATCAAATGATGCAGTCGGTGCAGCGCTGTATAGAGCGTCGCCTGGTGGAAAGACAGAACTTTGCCTTACAACGGGATGTTGAGCGAAGTTATCCCGTTGACATTATTGGTGATGCACACAGTACGCTATCGATGAAGAAGCTGATTGGTCAGATCGCTCCCTCCCAAGCCGCCGTGCTGGTCGAAGGAGAATCGGGCACCGGTAAGGAATTGGTTGCCCGTGCGCTTCATCAGCTGAGTAAACGAAGCGGTCCCTTTGTTCCCCTGAACTGCGGGGCAATTGCACCCGATCTGCTCGAAAGTGAGTTGTTTGGTCATGTTTCTGGGGCTTTTACTGGCGCCAAGAAAGGCCGTGAAGGCCTGTTCCGAGTGGCCAATAACGGTACCTTGTTTTTAGATGAAATCGGGGAAATGCCGCTGTCTATGCAGTCTTCTTTGCTGCGTGCCCTGGAACAAAAATCGATACGGCCGGTTGGTGCCGAGCGCGAGGTGCAGGTGGATGTCCGGATTGTGGCGGCGACAAACCGTAACCTTAAAGAGGAAGTGGCCGAAGGCCGGTTCCGCCGAGACTTATATTACCGCCTCAATGTGCTGACCATTGAGTTACCCGCTCTACGTGAGCGGCTGGATGATATTCCTGCGCTCGCCTATCACTTTACCCAGCAGTTGGCAAAAGACTTAGGCTCAAAAGCGGTTAACTGGACCCACGAAGATATCAGCGCCATGCAGGCCTATGATTGGCCCGGCAATATTCGCGAGCTACGCAATATGATGGAGCGTTGTTTGCTGCTGGGTAAACCGCCCGCTGATTACTGGCGTGAACTGGCCGGTGAGGCACCAGCCAGAGCAGAGCTGGCGAGTGACCCTGTCACTCAGGGTCCAAGCCAGTCGGTCGACGCGGTCTTGTCCGCGGATGGCAACGAGAGTCATCAGCCTTGTCGCTGCCAAGAAAATGATGAGAAGTCCTTTTGTTATCCCAGCGACTGGACGCTTAAAGATGTCGAAAAAGCGCACATCATGCAGGTTGTCGATTCCCATGCGGGAAATAAATCAGCGGCGGCCAGGCAGCTTGGCGTGGCAAGAAAAACCCTTGAACGCAAATTCAAGGAATGGGCAGATGAAGCCCTGACGACCACCGAACAATAA
- a CDS encoding putative sensor histidine kinase (COG0642) — translation MKQCIAIWVRRFRTMVRYRLLLLTSVPIIITLLALIALTMYWTVIYTWQNALMNVRADLAVAHHSMELLQKEQRMRLGSLTESYPFQTLLKEDQSQLIDWVKQQAGQYDLDFVVIHPAAALGEFPKANRHLLLQGKEQTFFERLASYELDDLHPDLPARAQIPLLSENNLVSYGLISRSLIPIFNQQGDLQWIIDGGILLNNSTQLVDRIRDLVYASDTLPEGSIGTVTLFMNDIRVSTNVPLDSVQLNGRAVGTRVSDDVKQSVLERGEMWVDRAFVYDDWYVSAYEPLKDYNGDIIGMLYTGYLEWPMIKIYLTNIVELGVGIVFVLLISGVIVYRGARDLFRPIEKMHQVVSAIQLGLDRRIGSLDLTRGHELQILGKQFDTMLDQLHQRNEAIKQASQQLEDKVQRRTQSLREKTEELEQHIKLLNQARSKLVSNEKLAALGELTAGIAHEINNPTAVILGNVELMQLELGTDSERVREELEAIHQQIDRIRNITRSLLQYSRQGGVQDEVTWQHLNPIVEESLTLVRSGTKKFDVEIQTELNARCCVEVNRHQMLQVLVNLQMNGIHAMNDQGTLRVMTEDWLDETGSPIGAIVKIIDHGCGISEESIERIFNPFYTTRRSGTGLGLSVSQGIVSGIGGEIVVESELGKGSVFTVYLPEKANNSTKMSVDLETI, via the coding sequence ATGAAACAGTGCATTGCGATCTGGGTCCGTCGTTTTCGGACTATGGTTCGTTATCGGTTACTGCTGCTGACATCTGTACCGATTATTATTACCTTGCTGGCGTTGATCGCCCTGACAATGTACTGGACGGTGATATACACCTGGCAGAATGCGTTGATGAATGTGCGCGCTGATCTGGCGGTTGCCCACCATAGCATGGAGCTGTTGCAAAAAGAGCAGCGGATGCGGCTGGGCTCCCTGACGGAATCCTACCCATTCCAAACATTGCTTAAAGAAGATCAAAGCCAGCTTATTGATTGGGTCAAGCAGCAGGCGGGTCAGTATGATCTGGATTTTGTTGTTATTCACCCGGCCGCTGCATTAGGAGAATTTCCCAAAGCCAATCGTCATTTATTACTCCAAGGCAAGGAGCAGACTTTTTTCGAGCGGCTCGCCTCGTATGAGTTGGATGATCTGCACCCGGATCTCCCCGCACGCGCGCAAATTCCGCTGCTCAGTGAGAATAACCTCGTATCTTATGGCCTGATAAGCCGCAGCTTAATTCCCATCTTTAACCAGCAGGGCGATCTGCAATGGATCATCGATGGTGGGATTTTGCTCAACAACAGTACTCAGCTAGTCGATCGTATCCGTGATCTGGTGTACGCATCGGATACCCTTCCAGAAGGCAGTATTGGCACGGTCACGTTGTTTATGAACGATATCCGGGTCAGTACCAATGTTCCGCTCGATAGCGTTCAGTTAAATGGCCGGGCGGTGGGTACTCGTGTTTCAGATGATGTTAAACAATCGGTGCTGGAGCGGGGTGAGATGTGGGTGGACCGTGCTTTTGTTTACGATGATTGGTATGTCTCTGCCTATGAGCCATTGAAAGACTACAATGGCGATATTATCGGCATGCTTTATACCGGTTACCTTGAGTGGCCGATGATCAAGATATACCTGACCAATATTGTCGAGCTTGGGGTGGGGATTGTTTTCGTTTTGCTGATTTCCGGGGTGATTGTCTATCGCGGCGCGAGAGATCTGTTCAGGCCAATTGAGAAAATGCACCAAGTGGTTTCGGCAATCCAGTTGGGTCTGGATCGCCGTATCGGCAGCTTGGATCTGACCCGCGGTCATGAACTCCAAATTCTCGGCAAGCAGTTTGATACCATGCTCGATCAGCTTCATCAGCGCAATGAAGCAATCAAGCAAGCGTCGCAGCAGCTCGAGGATAAAGTACAGCGGCGTACCCAAAGCCTGAGAGAGAAAACCGAAGAGCTGGAGCAACATATCAAACTGTTGAATCAAGCCAGAAGTAAACTGGTCAGCAATGAAAAATTAGCGGCTCTAGGTGAACTAACGGCAGGGATTGCCCATGAAATCAACAATCCTACGGCTGTTATTTTAGGTAATGTTGAGCTGATGCAGTTAGAGCTCGGTACCGATAGTGAACGCGTTCGAGAAGAGCTCGAAGCGATTCACCAGCAGATCGATCGTATTCGCAATATTACCCGAAGCTTGCTGCAGTATAGCCGCCAGGGCGGGGTACAAGATGAAGTGACTTGGCAGCATTTGAACCCTATAGTCGAAGAGAGTCTGACTCTAGTCAGGAGTGGTACCAAAAAGTTCGATGTCGAGATCCAAACTGAACTGAACGCTCGTTGCTGTGTGGAAGTCAACCGCCATCAAATGCTGCAGGTGTTGGTGAATTTGCAGATGAACGGTATCCATGCCATGAATGATCAAGGTACATTGCGGGTGATGACTGAAGATTGGCTCGATGAAACAGGTAGCCCGATTGGAGCAATCGTGAAAATTATCGATCATGGTTGTGGGATCAGCGAAGAGAGCATCGAACGGATTTTCAATCCGTTCTATACCACCCGAAGAAGCGGCACTGGGTTAGGGTTATCGGTGAGCCAAGGTATTGTGAGTGGTATCGGTGGCGAAATCGTGGTGGAGTCCGAGTTGGGCAAAGGGTCGGTATTTACCGTCTATTTACCGGAAAAAGCGAATAATAGTACTAAGATGTCTGTTGATTTAGAGACGATATAA
- a CDS encoding membrane-bound lytic murein transglycosylase D (COG0741), with product MFMRSIFLLLFMSCAVGCQSIRTVNQNDLVPLTTPVASIQFLSEDAIAQCEIDKRLFEGSFIATGSDTTNSDHRHPELSLNRENQQAKTEHTPDLWDLLASELTIDVPNNRTIRYYKRWYVNNPYHIEKVTARAEPFLYYIYQQVNARGLPIELVLLPFVESSFDQFAYSHKGAAGLWQITEPTGKAFGLDIIKGYDGRRDIVSSTEAALDLLEYLYDKFNQDWLHAIAAYNTGGARVRTAIKQNKQAGKSTDFWSLQLPKETRHYVPKLLAMADLVKHHSYRYDIPLHPIQAKPILEEITISRKVKLGTVATFSGLSSKELYHYNPGYTAGYTRRDKDNKILMPLKNKTLFFEHKHASNYAKQHYDVIDIKVGDSLNQLAQTNNISVDLIKQVNHLSDATIFAGQKLLIPKLTNLE from the coding sequence ATGTTCATGAGAAGTATATTTTTATTGTTGTTCATGAGTTGCGCTGTTGGGTGCCAATCCATTCGCACCGTTAACCAAAACGACTTGGTTCCCTTGACCACACCAGTAGCATCAATACAGTTTCTATCTGAAGATGCCATTGCCCAATGTGAAATCGACAAACGCCTGTTCGAAGGCAGCTTCATTGCTACCGGCTCAGATACCACAAATTCTGACCATCGCCATCCTGAGCTGTCCTTAAACCGCGAGAATCAGCAAGCCAAAACGGAACACACACCCGATCTATGGGACTTACTGGCCAGTGAGCTAACCATAGACGTACCCAATAACCGTACTATCCGCTATTACAAGCGCTGGTATGTGAACAATCCCTACCACATAGAAAAAGTCACTGCCCGTGCAGAGCCTTTTCTTTATTATATTTACCAACAAGTGAATGCCCGAGGACTACCAATAGAGCTCGTCCTTCTCCCCTTTGTTGAAAGCAGTTTTGATCAATTCGCCTATTCGCACAAAGGCGCAGCAGGCCTTTGGCAGATCACCGAACCAACCGGAAAGGCATTCGGGTTAGACATCATCAAGGGTTACGACGGCCGGCGTGATATCGTTTCTTCCACAGAGGCCGCATTGGATTTACTCGAGTACCTATATGACAAATTCAACCAAGACTGGCTACACGCCATTGCGGCATACAATACTGGCGGAGCCAGAGTAAGGACTGCAATCAAGCAGAATAAACAAGCGGGTAAATCAACCGACTTCTGGTCACTACAACTACCCAAAGAAACCCGCCATTACGTACCGAAACTATTGGCGATGGCCGATTTGGTAAAGCACCATAGTTACCGATATGACATTCCTCTCCACCCAATTCAAGCCAAACCTATACTCGAAGAGATAACCATCAGCAGAAAGGTCAAACTGGGCACCGTCGCCACCTTCTCAGGTTTATCCAGCAAGGAACTGTATCACTATAACCCCGGTTACACCGCTGGCTATACCCGCCGAGATAAAGACAATAAGATCTTGATGCCGCTTAAAAACAAGACCCTTTTTTTTGAACACAAGCACGCATCTAACTATGCCAAACAACATTATGATGTCATAGACATCAAGGTAGGCGATTCTCTCAATCAGCTGGCCCAGACCAACAACATTTCTGTCGATTTAATCAAGCAGGTCAATCATCTAAGCGATGCGACAATTTTTGCAGGCCAAAAACTGCTGATCCCTAAACTCACCAATCTCGAATAA
- a CDS encoding extracellular tungstate binding protein (COG2998), translating into MKLLKTTLVVLALASSAAIQAADNMTVRLATTTSTYHSGLLDYLLPEFKKDTGYTVEVLAAGTGKSLRMGENGDVDLVMTHAPKAEATFVKKGFGVLPRKLMHNDFVIVGPKSDPAHLGEVKDVTTALKNIADQNETFVSRGDDSGTHKKELTLWAQTNIEPNFGGYKAVGQGMGPTLNMASELQAYTMTDRGTWLAYQNKLDLKIVLQGDSRLFNPYQVILVNPSRYPDINYQGAKSFSDWLVNSKAQTMINNYKRHGEQLFVADALSQ; encoded by the coding sequence ATGAAATTATTGAAAACGACTCTTGTTGTGTTGGCCCTTGCTTCTTCAGCTGCAATTCAAGCGGCAGACAATATGACGGTACGATTAGCGACCACGACCAGTACCTATCACTCGGGCCTATTGGACTACCTGTTACCAGAATTTAAAAAAGATACCGGTTACACGGTAGAAGTGCTTGCCGCCGGTACCGGTAAATCACTTCGCATGGGCGAAAATGGCGATGTCGACCTCGTAATGACCCACGCCCCTAAGGCAGAAGCCACGTTTGTAAAAAAAGGGTTTGGTGTACTGCCGCGCAAATTAATGCACAACGATTTTGTGATTGTGGGTCCGAAGTCCGATCCAGCACACCTCGGTGAGGTGAAAGATGTAACAACCGCACTGAAAAACATTGCCGACCAAAACGAAACTTTCGTATCCCGCGGTGACGATTCGGGTACCCACAAAAAAGAACTGACGCTTTGGGCACAAACCAACATCGAACCGAACTTCGGTGGTTATAAAGCCGTTGGCCAAGGCATGGGCCCGACACTCAATATGGCGTCTGAGCTACAGGCATACACCATGACCGACCGCGGCACTTGGCTGGCATATCAGAACAAGCTTGACCTGAAAATTGTTCTGCAGGGCGACTCCCGCTTGTTCAACCCTTACCAAGTGATCCTGGTTAACCCAAGCCGCTACCCTGACATCAACTACCAAGGCGCCAAGTCTTTCAGTGACTGGTTGGTTAACTCAAAGGCACAGACCATGATCAATAACTACAAGCGACACGGCGAACAGCTATTTGTCGCGGATGCGCTTTCTCAGTAA
- a CDS encoding ABC transporter permease (COG4662), which produces MDIWQTTHQAIQLLFSGDAALWGIVGVSFSVSLLAISIVLLPALLISFALAYGRFPGRWLILSLFNTCQSIPTVVIGLLLYMLLSRAGPLGDWKMLFTQQAMILGQMLICLPILVSMMHAAFQNSDKRAWETSLTLGASLPRAFMSLMWESRFPLLAAIIAAFSRVITEVGCSMMVGGNILNSTRNIPTAIALESSKGAFAQGVALGMVLLILALGLNFFLSVARGKAHLRTN; this is translated from the coding sequence ATGGATATTTGGCAAACCACACACCAAGCGATCCAACTGCTGTTCAGCGGTGATGCCGCCCTCTGGGGGATCGTGGGTGTTTCATTTTCGGTTTCACTGCTGGCAATTAGCATTGTGCTCTTGCCAGCTCTACTGATCAGTTTTGCCCTTGCCTATGGTCGGTTTCCGGGACGTTGGTTGATTCTCTCCTTATTCAATACCTGCCAATCCATCCCAACAGTAGTGATCGGCTTATTGCTCTATATGCTGCTGTCGCGGGCTGGCCCTCTGGGCGACTGGAAAATGCTGTTTACTCAACAGGCAATGATTCTGGGGCAAATGCTGATATGCTTGCCTATTTTGGTTTCCATGATGCATGCCGCCTTCCAAAACAGTGACAAACGCGCTTGGGAAACTTCGCTGACATTGGGTGCCAGCTTGCCCAGAGCCTTCATGAGCCTAATGTGGGAAAGCCGTTTTCCTTTGCTGGCAGCTATCATCGCTGCATTTAGCCGGGTCATTACGGAAGTTGGCTGTTCCATGATGGTTGGTGGTAATATCCTCAACTCAACACGGAATATTCCCACTGCCATTGCCCTAGAAAGCTCCAAAGGTGCTTTCGCTCAAGGTGTTGCTTTAGGAATGGTGCTGCTGATTTTGGCATTAGGACTAAACTTTTTCCTATCTGTGGCGCGTGGCAAAGCCCACCTTCGCACTAACTAA